One Candidatus Rokuibacteriota bacterium DNA window includes the following coding sequences:
- a CDS encoding CopG family transcriptional regulator, which yields MARTLAALSRQRGKTVSELVRESVREKYMARKGIDKIALARQLSGIWAHRRDLKEVGGIVRRLRRGTRLARLRPG from the coding sequence ATGGCTCGCACACTCGCGGCCCTGAGTCGTCAGCGCGGCAAGACGGTGTCAGAACTCGTGCGCGAGAGCGTTCGGGAGAAATACATGGCCAGAAAAGGGATCGACAAGATCGCGCTGGCCCGGCAACTGTCGGGGATCTGGGCGCACAGGAGAGACCTCAAAGAGGTCGGCGGAATCGTCCGGCGGTTACGCCGTGGCACGCGCTTAGCGAGACTCAGGCCTGGCTGA
- a CDS encoding type II toxin-antitoxin system VapC family toxin codes for MAEILLDSDVIIAWLRGTVPIARLIPGLLGDGHILSWTPVSVAEIFAGARKGEERQLDNLFLVLETLVVSADIGKKAGYYLHLYSRSHGVELGDALIAATASVQEVPLWTLNRRHYPMRDLQFFSPSA; via the coding sequence CTGGCTGAGATTCTTCTCGACTCGGACGTCATCATCGCCTGGCTCCGCGGCACCGTTCCCATTGCCCGGCTCATCCCTGGTCTCCTTGGAGACGGGCATATCCTGAGCTGGACGCCGGTTTCCGTCGCCGAGATCTTTGCCGGCGCGAGAAAGGGAGAGGAACGGCAGCTGGACAATCTGTTCCTGGTGCTCGAGACTCTTGTCGTCTCCGCGGACATCGGGAAGAAAGCCGGCTACTATCTGCATTTGTATTCCCGGTCTCATGGCGTCGAGCTGGGCGATGCACTGATTGCCGCGACGGCATCGGTTCAGGAAGTTCCCCTGTGGACTCTGAACCGACGGCACTACCCGATGAGAGACCTCCAGTTCTTCTCACCTTCTGCGTGA
- a CDS encoding ABC transporter substrate-binding protein: MKTKALVLLALSVLLAVPGQAQETPRVGGVLKAAMIGEPPSLDLHWTTAVITQQITWHVYEGLYTYDRNFNPIPMLAEGHTIADGGRRYTITLRKGVKFHNGKEMTAADVVASLQRWGKMATPGKLLWKDVEALEAKDPSTVVIHLKAPSGSLLYGLGRPNNGAAIYPKGVIDAAGDGQLKEFVGTGPFRFVEHKPDRHIRLARFKDYVARAEPPEGYGGKRTAYVDEILFIPVPDVAVRLAGVETGEYHYGQQIKQDQYERIKNLAALEPRIVKPSFWATAVLNHKQGLMTSKKLRQAFQAALDMEPIMVAGVGNKDFYRLDGALFYPEQAVWHSQVAVSAYNQKDKQKARKLLKEAAYTGQPVRWITTKEYEWMYKNALVAKQQLEEAGFKIDLQVVDWATLVQRRNKPELYEVFSTGFSFQADPALATSIQCNWPGWWCHEEKERLLAETVRESDPKKKKALIERIQMLFYEDVGRIKFGDSFSLDVARKELRGFLSTPELFFWNAWLAR; encoded by the coding sequence ATGAAGACGAAGGCGCTCGTCCTACTCGCCCTCAGCGTTCTTCTCGCTGTACCAGGCCAGGCCCAGGAGACACCCCGGGTCGGCGGCGTGCTGAAGGCCGCCATGATCGGCGAGCCGCCGTCGCTCGACCTCCACTGGACCACCGCGGTCATCACGCAGCAGATCACCTGGCACGTCTACGAGGGGCTCTACACCTACGATCGGAACTTCAACCCGATCCCGATGCTCGCCGAGGGGCACACCATTGCCGACGGCGGCCGACGCTACACCATCACCCTTCGCAAAGGGGTGAAGTTCCACAACGGCAAGGAGATGACCGCCGCCGATGTCGTCGCGTCGCTCCAGCGCTGGGGCAAGATGGCCACCCCAGGCAAGTTGCTCTGGAAGGATGTCGAGGCGTTGGAGGCCAAGGACCCGTCCACGGTCGTCATCCACTTGAAGGCGCCCTCCGGCTCGCTCCTGTACGGCTTGGGACGCCCGAACAACGGCGCCGCTATCTATCCCAAAGGGGTCATCGACGCCGCCGGAGACGGCCAGCTCAAAGAGTTCGTCGGAACAGGTCCCTTCCGCTTCGTCGAACACAAGCCCGATCGTCACATCCGCCTGGCCCGCTTCAAGGACTACGTGGCCCGTGCCGAGCCGCCGGAGGGGTACGGGGGCAAGCGAACGGCCTACGTTGACGAGATCTTGTTCATCCCGGTTCCGGATGTCGCGGTACGCCTGGCCGGGGTGGAGACCGGAGAGTACCACTACGGCCAGCAGATCAAGCAGGACCAGTACGAACGCATCAAGAACCTCGCCGCCCTCGAGCCCCGGATCGTGAAGCCCTCCTTCTGGGCCACGGCGGTGCTCAACCACAAGCAGGGCTTGATGACCTCGAAGAAGCTCCGGCAGGCCTTCCAGGCCGCCCTGGACATGGAGCCCATCATGGTCGCCGGGGTCGGCAATAAGGACTTCTATCGGCTGGACGGCGCCCTCTTCTACCCCGAGCAGGCGGTCTGGCATTCGCAGGTGGCCGTCAGTGCCTACAACCAGAAGGACAAGCAGAAGGCTCGGAAGCTCCTGAAGGAGGCCGCCTACACGGGCCAGCCCGTTCGCTGGATCACCACCAAAGAGTACGAGTGGATGTACAAGAACGCCCTGGTGGCGAAGCAACAACTGGAGGAGGCCGGCTTCAAGATCGACCTCCAGGTAGTGGACTGGGCGACGCTGGTCCAGCGCCGGAACAAGCCGGAGCTGTACGAGGTCTTTTCTACCGGGTTCAGCTTCCAGGCGGACCCGGCGCTGGCCACGAGTATCCAGTGCAACTGGCCGGGATGGTGGTGCCACGAAGAGAAGGAGCGGCTTCTCGCGGAAACGGTCAGGGAAAGTGATCCGAAGAAGAAGAAAGCGCTGATCGAGCGGATCCAGATGCTCTTCTACGAGGACGTGGGGCGGATCAAGTTCGGCGATTCCTTCTCGCTGGACGTGGCGCGGAAGGAGCTGAGGGGCTTCCTCTCGACGCCCGAGCTGTTCTTCTGGAACGCGTGGCTCGCCAGGTAG
- a CDS encoding GAF domain-containing protein, with amino-acid sequence MKDGSLFPELLATFIAAPSLEAGITRVLGRLVTLSGALAGGVVFSPADGPRCTVTAGRRASPALDAWLRDRLARRVGRLAIARELPSGWRGRERPLLLEAPLGGRRRRVGQLALIGRGGARGLRRDGLPPGFFEKLGSALELIWRHQREALNTVANQQHEMLKVLGDKAAIAVQNERLLEQSMRRARETQALLEAGRAVSRSLEVKETIRVILEQAREVLGAASCSLMTLDPETEELRSGASLDLPDEIVQRIRLKVGEGITGLAVKERGPVQSEDLWNDPRVRYPDLPRAHGLRSMLTVPLLVGGRATGALSVLRRDVHRFTGDEERLLSAFADQAAIALEHARLYSSIKTYSEQLESMVAKRTRELNEQKRFVEVVLEALPLGLYVLDDRLSVVTVNPVGTGVLPCEPTRGRAFLSLMPEDQRPEFQAFLEGVLKFKKVSQEEVELRGDGQDKTLRLTAAPLGGRGATATHIVLIVEDITLQKRLARQMLLNERLTTAGRLAAGVAHELNNPLATIAGCAEALKERARAPELAGLAAFQDFPSYLALVEEEAYRCKEITGSLLQLVREPGSGRASTNLNAVASKALELLGHQPRFSGARFVTELDPDLPPVLANEGQLRQVFLTLGANGLEAMEGTGVLTLRTRRLTGGEVEVEFEDRGAGIAPQLLPRIFDPFFTTKPPGQGTGLGLTIAQGLVADHGGRIEVTSQPGQGARFRVVLPLAPEGSQP; translated from the coding sequence ATGAAGGATGGCAGCCTCTTTCCCGAGCTCCTGGCCACCTTCATCGCCGCCCCCTCGCTGGAAGCCGGGATCACCAGGGTTCTCGGCCGCCTCGTGACCCTCAGCGGTGCCCTGGCAGGGGGGGTGGTGTTTTCCCCCGCGGACGGCCCGCGCTGCACGGTCACCGCAGGCCGCAGGGCCTCCCCGGCGCTCGACGCGTGGCTTCGGGACCGGCTGGCCCGGCGCGTCGGACGCCTCGCCATCGCTCGGGAGCTGCCGTCGGGCTGGCGGGGCCGCGAGCGACCGCTGCTCCTGGAGGCGCCGCTCGGAGGAAGGCGCCGGCGGGTCGGGCAGCTCGCTCTGATCGGCCGTGGCGGCGCGCGAGGACTTCGTCGCGACGGCCTTCCGCCGGGCTTCTTCGAGAAGCTGGGCTCAGCGCTGGAGCTGATCTGGCGTCATCAGCGCGAGGCGCTCAACACCGTCGCCAACCAGCAGCACGAGATGCTCAAGGTCCTGGGCGACAAGGCGGCCATCGCCGTACAGAACGAGCGGCTCCTCGAGCAGAGCATGCGGCGAGCGCGCGAGACCCAGGCCCTCCTCGAGGCTGGCCGGGCCGTGAGCCGGAGCCTGGAGGTGAAGGAGACCATCCGCGTGATCCTGGAGCAGGCCCGGGAGGTCCTCGGGGCGGCGTCCTGTAGCCTCATGACGCTGGATCCCGAAACGGAGGAGCTTCGCTCGGGCGCGAGCCTGGACCTGCCGGACGAGATCGTCCAGCGGATCCGTCTCAAGGTGGGCGAGGGGATCACCGGGCTGGCGGTGAAAGAACGGGGGCCAGTCCAGAGCGAGGACCTCTGGAACGATCCGCGCGTGCGCTACCCGGACCTGCCGCGGGCGCATGGGCTCCGCTCGATGCTGACGGTCCCGCTCCTCGTCGGGGGGCGGGCCACGGGAGCCCTCAGCGTGCTCCGGCGGGATGTCCACCGCTTCACCGGGGACGAGGAGCGCCTGCTCTCGGCCTTCGCGGACCAGGCCGCCATCGCCCTCGAGCACGCCCGTCTCTACAGCTCGATCAAGACTTACAGCGAGCAGCTTGAGTCGATGGTGGCCAAGCGGACCCGGGAGCTGAACGAGCAGAAGCGCTTCGTCGAGGTCGTGCTGGAAGCGCTTCCGCTGGGCCTGTACGTCCTTGACGATCGGCTCAGCGTGGTGACCGTCAACCCGGTGGGGACGGGCGTCCTCCCCTGCGAACCCACGCGCGGCCGCGCGTTCCTCTCCCTCATGCCCGAGGACCAGCGCCCGGAGTTCCAGGCGTTTCTGGAAGGGGTGCTCAAGTTCAAGAAGGTGAGCCAGGAGGAGGTGGAGCTGAGGGGAGACGGTCAGGACAAAACCCTCCGGCTCACCGCCGCGCCGCTCGGTGGCCGCGGCGCAACCGCGACCCACATCGTGCTCATCGTCGAGGACATCACGCTCCAGAAACGGCTGGCCCGGCAGATGCTCCTCAACGAGCGACTCACCACCGCCGGCCGCCTCGCCGCAGGGGTGGCCCACGAGCTCAACAACCCCCTGGCCACCATCGCCGGCTGCGCCGAAGCCCTGAAGGAGCGGGCCCGTGCTCCGGAGCTCGCCGGCCTGGCGGCGTTCCAGGATTTCCCGTCCTACCTGGCGCTCGTCGAAGAGGAGGCCTACCGCTGCAAGGAGATCACCGGGAGTTTGCTCCAGCTCGTGCGCGAGCCTGGGAGCGGGCGCGCGTCCACGAACCTGAACGCCGTCGCGAGCAAGGCGCTGGAGCTCCTCGGTCACCAGCCCCGCTTTTCCGGGGCGCGGTTCGTCACCGAGCTGGATCCGGACCTGCCCCCGGTACTCGCCAACGAGGGGCAGCTCCGCCAGGTGTTCCTGACACTGGGTGCCAATGGCCTGGAGGCGATGGAGGGAACGGGGGTCCTTACGCTCAGAACTCGGCGCCTCACCGGCGGCGAGGTCGAGGTGGAGTTCGAGGATCGCGGAGCCGGAATCGCCCCCCAGCTTCTGCCGCGCATCTTCGACCCGTTCTTCACCACGAAGCCCCCCGGTCAGGGGACCGGGCTCGGGCTCACCATCGCTCAGGGGCTCGTGGCCGATCACGGTGGCAGGATCGAGGTCACGTCGCAGCCAGGGCAGGGCGCCCGGTTCCGTGTGGTTCTTCCCCTTGCGCCCGAGGGCAGCCAGCCGTGA
- a CDS encoding thermonuclease family protein yields MQSVARVVAVLLLLGAMASAWAAERSVLDGTVVRVVDGDTIHVRVGDRVERVRYIGVNTPELHHPTRGEEPGGREALELNRQLVAGKRVRLELDIQERDRYGRLLAYVWVADLMANAELVRRGYAQVMTVPPNVRYQALFLKLQRDAREAGRGLWRRA; encoded by the coding sequence ATGCAGTCGGTCGCGCGTGTGGTCGCCGTGCTCCTTCTGCTCGGCGCGATGGCCTCGGCCTGGGCGGCGGAGCGCAGCGTGCTGGACGGTACGGTCGTCCGCGTAGTTGACGGCGACACGATCCACGTGAGGGTCGGCGACCGCGTTGAAAGGGTCCGCTATATCGGCGTCAACACCCCTGAACTGCATCACCCCACTAGAGGCGAGGAACCCGGAGGCCGGGAAGCTCTGGAGCTGAACCGACAGCTCGTCGCGGGCAAGCGCGTCCGCCTCGAGCTGGACATTCAAGAGCGCGACCGCTACGGCAGGCTCCTGGCCTACGTCTGGGTCGCCGACCTCATGGCGAACGCGGAGCTGGTGCGGCGAGGATACGCCCAGGTTATGACTGTGCCTCCGAACGTGCGGTACCAGGCGCTTTTCCTGAAACTGCAGCGGGACGCGCGCGAGGCCGGCCGCGGCCTGTGGCGCCGCGCATAG
- a CDS encoding RidA family protein — translation MTLAGRKEEIRVPGMPEPISHYTHVVKVGPLVFVSGCVASDEQGRTVGGSDVGAQARQVHENLKRCLAAAGATFADVCKVSVFLKNVADREKVNTVRKEYFGPSRPASTLVEISRLVRDDLLLEIEAIAVLPG, via the coding sequence ATGACGCTCGCGGGCCGGAAGGAAGAGATTCGGGTCCCTGGCATGCCGGAGCCGATCAGCCACTACACGCACGTGGTGAAGGTCGGGCCGCTGGTCTTCGTCTCGGGCTGCGTCGCCTCCGACGAGCAGGGACGGACCGTGGGCGGCAGCGACGTCGGTGCCCAGGCGCGCCAGGTCCACGAGAACCTGAAGCGGTGTCTGGCGGCGGCGGGCGCGACCTTCGCCGACGTCTGCAAGGTGAGCGTCTTCCTGAAGAACGTGGCCGATCGGGAGAAGGTGAACACGGTGAGGAAGGAGTACTTCGGCCCGAGCCGCCCGGCCAGTACCCTGGTGGAGATCTCGCGCCTGGTCCGCGACGACCTGCTCCTCGAGATCGAGGCCATCGCAGTCCTGCCGGGATAG
- a CDS encoding ABC transporter permease produces the protein MNSTVEIVRERVLIAAPERSPRWLRLRLLVRRKIAMVGALLVLIVGFAGLSAPALARRDPMALDVKARHSAPTTAHWFGTDDVGRDVWSRVVYGARLSILVGGSVVILSFAAGLVFGLLGGYYRALDDVLMRIMDGLMAFPGIILAIALMASLGPSVLNVIVALGVVYTPRVARIVRGSVLVIRETPYVEAARALGVPDLTILWRHILPNCLSPVIVQGTFIFAAAVLGEAALSFLGVGAPPYIPSWGNILAEGRLYLQQAPWLTLFPGAAIMGTILGLNLFGDGLRDLLDPKLRGIQGGVRET, from the coding sequence ATGAATTCCACGGTCGAGATTGTGCGCGAGCGCGTGTTGATCGCCGCGCCCGAGCGGTCTCCGCGCTGGCTCCGGCTGAGGCTTCTGGTCCGGCGGAAGATCGCCATGGTGGGCGCCCTCCTGGTGCTGATCGTCGGGTTCGCGGGCCTCTCGGCGCCGGCGCTGGCGCGCCGGGACCCCATGGCCCTGGACGTGAAGGCCCGCCACTCGGCGCCCACCACGGCCCACTGGTTCGGCACCGACGACGTCGGCCGGGACGTCTGGAGCCGGGTGGTGTACGGGGCGAGGCTCTCCATCCTCGTGGGAGGCTCGGTCGTCATCCTCTCCTTTGCCGCGGGGCTCGTGTTCGGGCTCCTGGGCGGCTACTACCGCGCCCTGGACGATGTCCTCATGCGGATCATGGACGGGCTGATGGCCTTCCCGGGCATCATCCTCGCGATCGCGCTGATGGCCTCGCTCGGGCCGAGCGTGCTGAACGTCATCGTGGCCCTGGGCGTCGTCTACACGCCGCGCGTGGCGCGGATCGTCCGTGGCTCGGTGCTCGTGATTCGCGAGACCCCCTACGTGGAGGCTGCCCGCGCCCTCGGCGTCCCTGACCTCACGATTCTCTGGCGCCATATCCTGCCCAACTGCCTCTCGCCCGTCATCGTCCAGGGGACCTTCATCTTCGCGGCGGCGGTCCTCGGCGAGGCGGCTCTCTCCTTCCTGGGCGTCGGCGCGCCGCCGTATATTCCCTCCTGGGGGAACATCCTGGCCGAGGGTCGGCTCTACCTCCAGCAGGCGCCGTGGCTGACCCTCTTTCCCGGCGCGGCGATCATGGGGACCATTCTGGGGCTGAACCTCTTCGGCGACGGCCTCCGCGATCTCCTCGACCCGAAGCTCAGGGGTATCCAGGGCGGGGTGCGCGAGACGTGA
- a CDS encoding ABC transporter permease has product MKVYLVRRVLAVIPVMLVVATVAFVLVHLAPGDPASVIAGPYATADDIAKLHHQLGLDEPLPVQLLRWYGRLLRGDLGDSIFLRRPVLEAIADRLEPTLLLTTFATLIAILIGVPTGIVSARRHNSVADQSFMLLALLGISVPNFLLGLLLILVFGVWLGWFPVAGYVPLASGLWANLRSLLLPSLSLGLVQSALIARITRSSMLDVLREHYILAGRAKGLPERAVVYKHALKNAIIPTLTVVGITFAILIGGAVVIETVFNIPGLGRLIISAVLRRDYPVIQGVVLLIAVAYTLINLLVDLAYLALDPRIRYQ; this is encoded by the coding sequence GTGAAAGTCTACCTGGTCCGACGGGTCCTCGCGGTCATCCCGGTCATGCTGGTGGTAGCTACGGTGGCTTTCGTCCTCGTCCACCTGGCCCCGGGCGACCCCGCCAGCGTCATCGCCGGCCCCTACGCCACCGCGGACGACATCGCCAAGCTTCACCACCAGCTCGGCCTGGACGAGCCGCTCCCCGTCCAGCTCCTCCGCTGGTACGGCCGCCTCCTCCGGGGCGATCTCGGCGACTCCATCTTCCTCCGGCGCCCGGTTCTCGAAGCCATCGCCGACAGGCTCGAGCCGACGCTCCTGCTGACGACCTTCGCTACGCTCATCGCCATCCTGATCGGCGTTCCCACCGGGATCGTCTCGGCGCGGCGCCACAACTCGGTCGCGGACCAGTCGTTCATGCTGCTGGCCCTCCTCGGCATCTCAGTCCCGAACTTCCTCCTCGGGCTCTTGCTGATCCTGGTCTTCGGCGTCTGGCTCGGCTGGTTTCCGGTGGCCGGCTACGTGCCGCTCGCGTCTGGGCTCTGGGCCAACCTGCGCTCGCTGCTCCTCCCCTCGCTCTCGCTCGGCCTCGTCCAGTCAGCGCTCATCGCCCGCATCACCCGCTCCAGCATGCTCGACGTGCTCCGGGAGCACTACATCCTGGCCGGGCGCGCGAAGGGCCTGCCGGAGCGCGCGGTCGTCTACAAGCACGCGCTGAAGAACGCCATCATCCCCACCCTGACCGTGGTTGGGATCACGTTCGCGATCCTGATCGGGGGCGCGGTGGTCATCGAGACCGTCTTCAACATCCCGGGCCTCGGGCGGCTCATCATCTCCGCCGTCCTCCGCCGGGACTACCCGGTGATCCAGGGTGTGGTCCTCCTGATCGCGGTCGCCTACACGCTCATCAACCTCCTGGTGGACCTGGCCTACCTGGCCCTGGACCCCAGGATCCGCTATCAATGA
- a CDS encoding sigma-54-dependent Fis family transcriptional regulator → MSRKLRVLVADDEKNLRELLLRELTRKGHEVEGAADGMEALERLKESSPDVVLLDIKMPRMEGIDLLRELQRFPEAPQAIVMTGFQDVSTAVEAMKLGAYDYLTKPAKIEELDVLIRKAAEKGRLIRENIALRARVAGGARFGGILTRSPKMLDVLALVERVAPTDSTVLILGESGTGKELVARAIHERSPRAREAFAPIHCGALPREVLESELFGHEKGAFTGAVETKPGLIELADGGTLFLDEIGELEPDSQVKLLRVLETGSFFRVGGTRTRAVDARVVTATNRDLSEAMRAGQFRQDLYYRINTITLWLPPLRERNEDIALLAEHFLQQNAGYGVKRLSAKALGCLEAYDWPGNVRELQHAIERATILSRSAEIQPDDLPSEVRCGEPGRGPSPGSLEEIERQHIIATLRQVGGHRGKAAALLRIDPKTLYRKILSYKITPDLYK, encoded by the coding sequence GTGAGCCGCAAGCTCAGGGTCCTGGTGGCCGACGACGAGAAGAACCTGCGCGAGCTGCTGTTGCGCGAGCTCACGCGCAAGGGGCATGAGGTCGAAGGGGCTGCCGATGGCATGGAGGCGCTGGAGCGGCTGAAGGAGTCGAGCCCGGACGTGGTCCTGCTCGACATCAAGATGCCGCGGATGGAGGGGATCGACCTGCTCCGGGAGCTGCAGCGTTTCCCCGAAGCGCCCCAGGCCATCGTGATGACCGGGTTTCAGGATGTTTCCACGGCCGTCGAGGCGATGAAGCTGGGTGCCTACGACTACCTGACGAAGCCCGCCAAGATCGAGGAGCTGGACGTCCTCATCCGAAAGGCTGCGGAGAAGGGCCGGCTGATCCGGGAGAACATTGCGCTCCGCGCCCGCGTGGCGGGGGGCGCGCGGTTCGGCGGGATCCTGACCCGGAGCCCGAAGATGCTGGATGTGCTCGCGCTCGTGGAGCGGGTGGCGCCCACGGACTCGACCGTGCTGATCCTCGGCGAGAGCGGGACGGGGAAGGAGCTCGTCGCGCGGGCGATCCACGAGCGGTCTCCGCGCGCCCGGGAAGCGTTTGCGCCGATCCACTGCGGGGCGCTCCCGCGCGAGGTGCTCGAGTCCGAGCTGTTCGGCCACGAGAAGGGAGCGTTCACCGGCGCGGTCGAGACCAAACCCGGACTGATCGAGCTGGCGGACGGCGGGACCCTGTTCCTGGACGAGATCGGCGAGCTCGAGCCGGACAGCCAGGTCAAGCTTCTCCGGGTCCTTGAGACGGGGAGCTTTTTCCGGGTCGGGGGGACGCGGACCCGAGCCGTGGACGCCCGGGTCGTCACGGCCACGAACCGGGATCTGAGCGAGGCCATGAGGGCCGGTCAGTTCAGGCAGGACCTCTACTACCGGATCAACACGATCACGCTCTGGCTGCCACCCCTCCGGGAGCGGAATGAGGACATCGCGCTCTTGGCCGAGCACTTCCTCCAGCAGAACGCGGGCTACGGGGTGAAACGACTCTCGGCAAAGGCCCTGGGGTGTCTGGAGGCCTACGACTGGCCCGGCAACGTGCGGGAGCTCCAGCACGCCATCGAGCGCGCGACCATCCTCTCCAGGAGCGCCGAGATCCAGCCCGACGACCTGCCGTCGGAGGTCCGGTGCGGGGAGCCGGGACGTGGGCCCTCGCCGGGGAGCCTGGAAGAAATCGAGCGCCAGCACATCATCGCCACGCTCCGGCAGGTCGGCGGCCATCGCGGGAAGGCTGCGGCCCTTCTGCGCATCGACCCCAAGACCCTCTACCGCAAGATCCTCTCCTACAAGATCACCCCAGACCTCTACAAGTAG
- a CDS encoding D-aminoacylase, which yields MFDLKLEGAFVVDGTGTPGFRADVGVRDETIAAVGDLSREPAGLTLRAHGLTLAPGFIDMHSHSDWRLWANRRAESKIRQGVTTEVVGNCGFSPAPVNPAFAEDLKGFALYLPAGMDFAWSSVGEYLDRFGRDGCAVNVIQLVGHGTLRIAAMGFARRPPTDGELTAMKRLVGESMEGGAWGLSTGLIYAPGCFAETGEIVELARVAGQHRGVYASHIRGEGSSLLNAIAEAIRIGREGELPVEVSHLKAAGRLHWGKVAQAIALIDAARAEGLDVTADVYPYTASSTTLRTLLPDWALEGGVDAMLKRLADPTTRARIAAEIERGGGGREDFAVNVGWDGIMIAYAPSRRDAEGKRLSEIAEARKVPPPEVALELIEAERGKASMILFQLDEADVRRVLAHPHVMIGSDGSALAPSGDLAQGKPHPRSYGTFPRVLGRYAREERLLTLEQAVYKMTGLPAKKLGLADRGLIRVGAKADLVAFDHRSVSDRASYEAPHQYPAGIEHVVVNGRIVVKGGEHTGSLPGRVLPPP from the coding sequence GTGTTTGACCTCAAGCTCGAAGGGGCGTTCGTCGTCGACGGAACCGGGACGCCCGGGTTCAGGGCTGACGTCGGGGTCCGGGACGAGACGATCGCCGCGGTTGGTGACCTCTCGCGTGAGCCCGCGGGCCTCACGCTCCGTGCCCACGGTCTCACGCTGGCCCCGGGCTTCATCGACATGCATTCCCACTCCGACTGGAGGCTCTGGGCGAACCGGCGCGCCGAGTCGAAGATCCGCCAGGGCGTGACCACGGAGGTGGTCGGGAACTGCGGGTTTTCTCCGGCGCCGGTGAATCCGGCGTTCGCGGAGGACCTGAAGGGGTTCGCCCTCTATCTTCCCGCGGGGATGGACTTCGCCTGGAGCTCGGTCGGCGAGTACCTGGACCGCTTCGGACGAGACGGGTGCGCCGTCAACGTCATCCAGCTCGTCGGCCACGGCACGCTCCGGATCGCGGCGATGGGGTTCGCCAGGCGGCCGCCCACGGACGGTGAGCTTACGGCGATGAAGCGCCTCGTCGGGGAAAGCATGGAGGGTGGGGCGTGGGGCCTCTCGACCGGGCTGATCTACGCACCGGGCTGCTTCGCCGAGACCGGCGAGATCGTCGAGCTGGCGCGCGTGGCCGGCCAGCATCGGGGTGTCTACGCGAGCCACATCCGCGGTGAGGGGAGCAGTTTGCTCAACGCAATCGCCGAGGCGATCCGGATCGGTCGTGAGGGCGAGCTGCCGGTGGAGGTGAGCCACCTGAAGGCGGCGGGGCGCCTCCACTGGGGGAAGGTGGCGCAAGCCATCGCGTTGATCGACGCTGCGAGGGCTGAAGGGCTCGACGTCACGGCGGACGTCTATCCCTACACCGCCTCGAGCACGACGCTCCGGACCCTCCTCCCGGACTGGGCGCTCGAGGGCGGCGTCGACGCGATGCTGAAGCGGCTCGCCGACCCCACGACCCGCGCCCGCATCGCTGCCGAGATCGAGCGGGGGGGCGGCGGCCGCGAGGACTTTGCCGTCAACGTGGGCTGGGACGGCATCATGATCGCTTACGCGCCGAGCCGGCGTGACGCGGAGGGAAAGCGCCTCTCCGAGATCGCCGAAGCCCGAAAGGTCCCCCCGCCGGAGGTAGCGCTCGAGCTGATCGAGGCCGAGCGTGGAAAAGCGTCCATGATCCTCTTCCAGCTCGACGAGGCCGACGTGCGAAGGGTACTCGCCCACCCGCACGTGATGATCGGCTCCGACGGCTCGGCGCTGGCGCCCTCCGGCGACCTTGCTCAGGGGAAACCGCATCCCCGGAGCTACGGCACGTTCCCCCGGGTCCTCGGGCGCTACGCCCGGGAGGAGCGCCTGCTCACGCTCGAGCAGGCGGTCTACAAGATGACCGGGCTCCCCGCAAAAAAACTCGGGCTCGCGGATCGAGGCCTGATTAGGGTCGGAGCCAAGGCGGACCTCGTGGCTTTCGACCACCGCAGCGTGAGCGATCGGGCCTCGTACGAGGCCCCCCACCAGTATCCCGCGGGGATCGAGCACGTCGTGGTCAACGGCCGGATCGTCGTCAAAGGCGGCGAACACACCGGGAGCCTCCCGGGCAGAGTGCTGCCGCCCCCGTGA